Proteins encoded by one window of Rhodamnia argentea isolate NSW1041297 chromosome 6, ASM2092103v1, whole genome shotgun sequence:
- the LOC115733767 gene encoding uncharacterized protein LOC115733767: MAYVPPHKRHSKESVSPSPVPVSLSQQFKKGLSFRSPKTNVYQSEKIVYENTAIYRWLAVGLDADGDHLPSGVFLKPVSVDAIGWISGEKLLALGKSRMVNEEDEAGQDRRKKPWERIAETVMQDLVSSFEVVRSEIKGPGLEQIKPMLVARFGKNLFRGTPPFPVEACGDIVTETSLKQLRRLFYKNLPSSFVEDVTQRIIKEIGLSFEDEKDIYLVLLSDKSRPDVTILCKCSVIKADQRLKLYKVELNPVRCLVVDVSCLSKDLDMRLMLFNKRVLTAISENEKNSISDLITSAVLDSNVKGGLRWPLGKASSGDRYSVFGMRHTISKTYKNSSMRLKARHADRFRFRNSHGQVTEEIELNFKGITSVLHGQSLGTDSISDMLKDAVKMMWEHFLSCGNPVV, from the exons ATGGCCTACGTTCCTCCGCATAAGCGACATTCGAAGGAGAGCGTTAGCCCGTCCCCTGTTCCTGTGTCGCTTTCGCAACAGTTCAAGAAAGGTTTAAGCTTTAGGTCGCCTAAAACTAACGTTTATCAGAGTGAGAAGATCGTCTATGAAAACACGGCGATATATAGATGGTTGGCTGTTGGTTTGGACGCTGATGGAGATCACCTTCCTTCTGGCGTCTTTCTCAAGCCGGTCTCGGTTGATGCCATTGGATGGATATCAGGGGAGAAACTGCTAGCCTTAGGCAAAAGTCGTATGGTTAATG aagaagatgaagcggGTCAGGACCGCAGGAAGAAACCTTGGGAACGTATAGCCGAAACTGTGATGCAAGATTTAGTCTCTTCATTCGAAGTTGTGAGGAGTGAGATTAAGGGTCCGGGCTTGGAACAAATAAAACCAATGCTGGTTGCTAGATTCGGGAAAAATCTTTTTCGTGG GACTCCTCCATTTCCGGTGGAAGCTTGTGGAGATATTGTTACAGAGACTTCATTGAAACAGCTGAGaagattattttacaaaaacCTTCCTTCCTCTTTTGTGGAAGATGTGACTCAGAGAATTATCAAAGAGATTGGCCTTAGTTTTGAAGATGAAAAGGATATATATCTTGTCCTG TTATCTGACAAGTCCAGGCCAGATGTGACCATCCTCTGCAAATGTAGTGTCATTAAGGCAGATCAGAGACTCAAACTCTACAAG GTCGAATTAAATCCGGTGCGATGCCTGGTAGTTGATGTATCGTGCCTCAGTAAAGATCTGGATATGAGGTTGATGTTGTTCAACAAGAGAGTCTTGACGGCTATTAGT gaaaatgaaaagaacagcATTAGTGATTTGATTACTTCTGCAGTTTTAGATTCTAATGTTAAGGGGGGTTTAAGATGGCCTTTGGGGAAGGCATCTTCTGGAGATAGATACAGCGTTTTTGGAATGCGGCATACAATCTCTAAGACTTATAAGAACTCATCCATGAGGCTGAAGGCAAGACATGCAGACCGCTTCAGGTTTAGGAATTCCCATGGACAAGTTACTGAAGAAATCGAACTAAATTTCAAGGGAATAACTTCTGTATTGCAC GGACAGAGTCTGGGAACTGATTCAATCTCTGATATGCTTAAAGATGCCGTAAAGATGATGTGGGAGCACTTCTTATCTTGTGGAAATCCGGTCGTTTGA
- the LOC115734255 gene encoding uncharacterized protein LOC115734255 isoform X1: protein MAYVPPHKRHSKERGGPSPVPASLSRQFKKGLNFRSPKANAHQSGKIVYANTAISRWLAVGLDDDGDHLPSGVFLKPVSVEAVERRSGEKPLALAKSCVANEDDETGRDRGKKPWVHIAETVMPDLVSSFEVVRSEIEGQSMEEIKPTLVARFGKILFHGSPSFPAETCGDMDTETSLRQLKRSFYTNIPPSFVENVTLRIIPEIGLNFEGEKDIYHVKLSDKYRPDSTISCKCSVSEADQRLELYKVELNQVRHMVVDVSCLSKDLDMRLMLCTKRILTAISEKEKDSIGDLISSAVIDSSVKGGLRWPVGKESSGDRYSIVGVWHTISKTYKNSSMRLKVRHADRFDFGISHGEVTEETVVKLKGITSELHEQSLGTESICDMLKDAVKMTGEHLLSCGNAVI from the exons ATGGCGTACGTTCCTCCGCACAAGCGACATTCGAAGGAGCGCGGTGGCCCGTCCCCTGTTCCGGCGTCGCTTTCGCGTCAGTTCAAGAAAGGTCTTAACTTTAGGTCGCCCAAAGCTAACGCTCATCAGAGTGGGAAGATCGTCTATGCAAACACGGCGATTTCCAGATGGTTGGCTGTTGGTTTGGACGATGATGGAGATCATCTTCCTTCTGGGGTCTTTCTCAAGCCGGTCTCGGTTGAGGCCGTTGAAAGGAGATCAGGAGAGAAACCGCTAGCCTTAGCCAAAAGTTGTGTGGCTAATG AAGATGATGAGACAGGTCGGGACCGTGGCAAGAAGCCTTGGGTACATATAGCCGAAACTGTGATGCCGGATTTAGTTTCTTCATTCGAAGTTGTGAGAAGTGAGATTGAGGGTCAGAGCATGGAAGAAATAAAGCCAACATTGGTTGCTAGATTCGGAAAAATTCTTTTTCATGG GAGTCCTTCATTTCCAGCGGAAACTTGTGGAGATATGGATACTGAGACCTCTTTGAGACAGTTGAAAAGATCATTTTACACAAATATTCCTCCCTCTTTTGTGGAAAATGTGACTCTTAGAATTATACCAGAGATTGGCCTTAATTTTGAAGGTGAAAAGGATATATATCATGTCAAG TTATCCGACAAGTACAGGCCAGATTCGACTATCTCCTGCAAATGTAGTGTTTCTGAGGCAGACCAGAGACTCGAACTCTATAAG GTCGAATTAAACCAGGTGCGACACATGGTAGTTGATGTTTCATGCCTCAGTAAGGATTTGGACATGAGGTTAATGTTATGCACCAAGAGAATCTTGACAGCTATTAGC gaaaaggaaaaggacagcATTGGGGATTTGATTTCTTCTGCAGTTATAGATTCTAGTGTTAAAGGGGGTTTAAGATGGCCTGTGGGCAAGGAATCTTCTGGAGATAGATACAGCATTGTTGGAGTTTGGCATACAATCTCTAAAACTTATAAGAATTCATCCATGAGGCTGAAGGTGAGACATGCTGATCGATTTGATTTTGGGATCTCCCATGGGGAAGTTACTGAAGAAACTGTCGTGAAGTTGAAAGGCATAACTTCTGAATTGCAT GAACAGAGTCTGGGAACTGAGTCAATCTGTGATATGCTTAAAGATGCAGTAAAGATGACGGGGGAGCACTTGTTATCTTGTGGAAATGCGGTCATCTGA
- the LOC115734255 gene encoding uncharacterized protein LOC115734255 isoform X2, which produces MAYVPPHKRHSKERGGPSPVPASLSRQFKKGLNFRSPKANAHQSGKIVYANTAISRWLAVGLDDDGDHLPSGVFLKPVSVEAVERRSGEKPLALAKSCVANEDDETGRDRGKKPWVHIAETVMPDLVSSFEVVRSEIEGQSMEEIKPTLVARFGKILFHGSPSFPAETCGDMDTETSLRQLKRSFYTNIPPSFVENVTLRIIPEIGLNFEGEKDIYHVKLSDKYRPDSTISCKCSVSEADQRLELYKVELNQVRHMVVDVSCLSKDLDMRLMLCTKRILTAISEKEKDSIGDLISSAVIDSSVKGGLRWPVGKESSGDRYSIVGVWHTISKTYKNSSMRLKVRHADRFDFGISHGEVTEETVVKLKGITSELHGDSLGTDLTSDMLKDAVKMMWERFLPCGNTVI; this is translated from the exons ATGGCGTACGTTCCTCCGCACAAGCGACATTCGAAGGAGCGCGGTGGCCCGTCCCCTGTTCCGGCGTCGCTTTCGCGTCAGTTCAAGAAAGGTCTTAACTTTAGGTCGCCCAAAGCTAACGCTCATCAGAGTGGGAAGATCGTCTATGCAAACACGGCGATTTCCAGATGGTTGGCTGTTGGTTTGGACGATGATGGAGATCATCTTCCTTCTGGGGTCTTTCTCAAGCCGGTCTCGGTTGAGGCCGTTGAAAGGAGATCAGGAGAGAAACCGCTAGCCTTAGCCAAAAGTTGTGTGGCTAATG AAGATGATGAGACAGGTCGGGACCGTGGCAAGAAGCCTTGGGTACATATAGCCGAAACTGTGATGCCGGATTTAGTTTCTTCATTCGAAGTTGTGAGAAGTGAGATTGAGGGTCAGAGCATGGAAGAAATAAAGCCAACATTGGTTGCTAGATTCGGAAAAATTCTTTTTCATGG GAGTCCTTCATTTCCAGCGGAAACTTGTGGAGATATGGATACTGAGACCTCTTTGAGACAGTTGAAAAGATCATTTTACACAAATATTCCTCCCTCTTTTGTGGAAAATGTGACTCTTAGAATTATACCAGAGATTGGCCTTAATTTTGAAGGTGAAAAGGATATATATCATGTCAAG TTATCCGACAAGTACAGGCCAGATTCGACTATCTCCTGCAAATGTAGTGTTTCTGAGGCAGACCAGAGACTCGAACTCTATAAG GTCGAATTAAACCAGGTGCGACACATGGTAGTTGATGTTTCATGCCTCAGTAAGGATTTGGACATGAGGTTAATGTTATGCACCAAGAGAATCTTGACAGCTATTAGC gaaaaggaaaaggacagcATTGGGGATTTGATTTCTTCTGCAGTTATAGATTCTAGTGTTAAAGGGGGTTTAAGATGGCCTGTGGGCAAGGAATCTTCTGGAGATAGATACAGCATTGTTGGAGTTTGGCATACAATCTCTAAAACTTATAAGAATTCATCCATGAGGCTGAAGGTGAGACATGCTGATCGATTTGATTTTGGGATCTCCCATGGGGAAGTTACTGAAGAAACTGTCGTGAAGTTGAAAGGCATAACTTCTGAATTGCAT GGAGACAGTCTGGGAACTGATCTAACCTCTGATATGCTGAAAGATGCAGTAAAAATGATGTGGGAGCGCTTCTTACCTTGTGGAAATACAGTCATCTGA